The stretch of DNA CAGCTATCCCAAGCTCCGACCACGTACTTGATCGCTGGGTTCTGAGTCGCTTAAGCGAAACGGTAAACTTAGTTGCCGAATCGGTTGATGGTTTTGATACACCTCGGGCGATGCGCGAGATAACAAACTTCCTAGATGACTTATCGAATTGGTATGTGCGACGCAGTCGTCGTCGTTTTTGGAAGTCTGGAGATGACAGCGATAAGCTAGCGGCATACGAGACACTGCATTTTGTGTTGGCTACCACTGCACAAGTCATTGCGCCATGGGCTCCGTTTGTAGCTGATGAAGTTTGGCAGGGCATTATGAGCGGTGTATCTGATGTCCCAGAATCAGTACATCTGAGTGACTGGCCAACTCTACCGGCGCCGCAAGAATCTTTGCTGAAATCTATGCAGCAACTTCGCGAGGTTGTCACAGAAGGTTTATCACAGCGCGCGCAGGCCGGCATCAAGGTTCGTCAACCGTTAGCAAAAGTTGAGATTACGGGAATGACATTAGGTGCTGATATGCGGGCGATTGTTTCCGAAGAGTTGAACGTGAAGAAAGTGGAGTGTCATAAAGGAGCATCGCTGAGCGTCGCTTTAGATCTCACCTTGACAGAAGAACTCAAGCAAGAAGGGCTCGTGCGAGACGTCATTCGTCAGATCCAAGAAGCGCGTAAGCAAGCTCAGCTCGCGGTAGATAATCGTATTCATTTGTCACTGCAGTCAGAGGATGCTCAAATGCGGGCTGCAATAAAGGCTTACAAAAAAGACATCCAAGCCGAAACGCTTGCTACAAAGATTGATGATAGTAGCCGTTATGATTTTGTAACGAGCACAAAGCTGAATGGAGTCGAGCTGACTATTACATTGAAGCTAATGGATTAGTTCTGATATGAAGAGGGAGGGGCTCAAGCGCATTGACTGGGTAATTGTCGCCACGAGCGTGCTCTTGGTGATTATTGGTTTATTGGTGCTATTCTCTTCTGGTATTAAGCCTGCAGAAACCACCGCCGAGATAGATACGACACGACAAATATTATATGCAGCCGTAGGTGTTGCTGTGGCTTTGATGCTCTTGCGGCTCGATTATCGTAGCTTGCGCAGCTACGTAGTGCCGATGTATATAGTTACGTTGATAGCTCTTGTTGCGGTTGAGTTTGTGGGTAAGTCGGCGCTAGGAGCTCAGCGTTGGATCAATTTAGGATTTTTTCAGTTTCAGCCATCTGAGTTTTCTAAGTTAGCCTTCATAGTCGTTCTCGCAACATATTACAGTCGCGTGTATGGCGCGACGAAACAATTGCGTTATACGCTTACTTCATTATTTCTGCTCATTCCGCTTCTTATTCTAGTGATTGGGCAGCCTGACTTGGGAACTGGACTTGTGTTTTCGGTTATTTGGATTGCTATGACCATAGGCACGTTATTGCCTAAGCGGTATCTCGTGTTCGCCGGAAGTATAGGTGTTTTAGCATTGCCGATTATTTATCAGTTTCTTGCACCCTATCAAAAGAGTCGCTTGCAGGTTTTGCTTAACCCCCAGGCTGATCGCCTTGGTATTGGCTACAATGTCGTGCAGTCAGTTATAGCAGTAGGTAGTGGTGGTTGGTTTGGGCGTGGGTTGACGGCAGGGAGCCAGAGTCAGTTAAACTTTTTGCCGTCACAGCACACTGATTTTATCTTCGCGGTACTTGCAGAAAAGCTCGGCTTTGTTGGCGCTGCGCTAACGATAATCCTATTCTGTATATTGATAACACGCATTTTTCTGGTCGGGCTACAAAGCAATGATCGGCTTGGTTCGTTCTTGTGTATCGGGATCGGCGGTATGCTACTGTTTCACGTTCTCATTAATATTGGTATGAATATGGGAATTATGCCTGTCACGGGCATACCTCTGCCATTCATCTCGGCGGGGGGAACGAGCATGCTCATTAATTGTGCGGCGATTGGAGTTGTTTTGAGCGTGTCCTCTCGTCGTACGGGGGTGCGCCACATCAAGGATGCGGAATCATGAGTCGTCGCAGAGCGTACAAGATATTGAGCTTAGTGGTAGTCGCAATGCTGACATATGTGGCTGCTAAGGCCGCTCCACAAAAGCCGCCTACGGCCGCGATGGTATCGCAAGCTTCTATGGTCAAAGTAACAAAAATATCCGATGGCGATACGATAGAAGTAGAGGTAAATGGTGTGTCAGAGAAAGTCCGCCTG from bacterium encodes:
- the rodA gene encoding rod shape-determining protein RodA, with amino-acid sequence MKREGLKRIDWVIVATSVLLVIIGLLVLFSSGIKPAETTAEIDTTRQILYAAVGVAVALMLLRLDYRSLRSYVVPMYIVTLIALVAVEFVGKSALGAQRWINLGFFQFQPSEFSKLAFIVVLATYYSRVYGATKQLRYTLTSLFLLIPLLILVIGQPDLGTGLVFSVIWIAMTIGTLLPKRYLVFAGSIGVLALPIIYQFLAPYQKSRLQVLLNPQADRLGIGYNVVQSVIAVGSGGWFGRGLTAGSQSQLNFLPSQHTDFIFAVLAEKLGFVGAALTIILFCILITRIFLVGLQSNDRLGSFLCIGIGGMLLFHVLINIGMNMGIMPVTGIPLPFISAGGTSMLINCAAIGVVLSVSSRRTGVRHIKDAES